The Ziziphus jujuba cultivar Dongzao chromosome 7, ASM3175591v1 genome includes a region encoding these proteins:
- the LOC107423645 gene encoding cytochrome P450 703A2: MDLTALFISFLFSALFAGMIYVRLTYKSRKLPPGPPRWPIFGNLLQLGHLPHRDLASLCHKYGPLVYLRLGNVDAITTNDPQIIREILVQQDEVFASRPRTLAAVHLAYGCNDVALAPHGPKWKRMRRICMEHLLTTKRLESFATQRANEAQHLVRDVWSRAQSGKAMNLREVLGGFSMNNVTRMLLGKQYFGSGSAGPEEAMEFMHITHELFWLLGVIYLGDYLPIWRWVDPYGCEKKMRQVEKRVDDFHMKIIEEHRRKKNIGGKEDEEEMDFVDVLLSLPGEDGKERMDDVEIKALIQDMIAAATDTSAVTNEWAMTEVIKHPRVLRKIQEELDLVVGPTRMVSESDLPHLNYLRCVVRETFRMHPAGPFLIPHESLRATTINGCHIPAKTRVFINTHGLGRNTKIWDEVEEFRPERHWPGDGSRVEISHGADFKILPFSAGKRKCPGAPLGVTLVLMALARLFHCFDWAPPEGLRPEDIDTHEVYGMTMPKAHPLMAIATPRLAHHLYF; this comes from the exons ATGGATTTAACAGCCTTGTTTATCAGTTTTCTTTTCTCGGCTCTGTTTGCGGGCATGATATACGTAAGGCTGACTTATAAGTCCAGAAAGTTACCTCCGGGTCCACCAAGATGGCCCATATTCGGCAACCTCCTCCAATTGGGTCATCTTCCTCATCGAGACCTTGCCTCTTTGTGCCATAAATATGGTCCCCTTGTTTACCTCCGACTCGGTAACGTCGACGCAATCACCACTAACGATCCCCAAATCATACGCGAAATACTTGTTCAACAAGATGAAGTCTTCGCCTCCCGTCCGAGGACTCTAGCCGCCGTGCATTTGGCGTACGGGTGCAACGACGTCGCTCTGGCCCCTCATGGTCCAAAATGGAAACGAATGAGAAGAATTTGCATGGAGCACCTCTTGACGACAAAGCGACTGGAGTCGTTTGCGACTCAACGAGCCAATGAAGCCCAGCACCTGGTTCGAGATGTTTGGTCGCGGGCTCAAAGTGGGAAGGCCATGAACCTGAGGGAAGTGTTGGGTGGGTTTTCGATGAACAATGTGACTAGGATGTTGCTTGGGAAGCAGTATTTTGGGTCTGGATCAGCCGGTCCAGAAGAAGCCATGGAGTTCATGCATATAACCCACGAGTTGTTTTGGCTGTTGGGTGTGATATATTTGGGTGACTATTTGCCAATTTGGAGGTGGGTGGATCCTTATGGATGCGAGAAGAAAATGAGACAAGTGGAAAAGAGGGTGGATGATTTTCACATGAAGATTATTGAAGAacatagaaggaaaaaaaatattggaggTAAAGAAGATGAGGAGGAAATGGACTTTGTTGACGTTCTATTATCTTTGCCTGGTGAAGATGGCAAAGAGCGCATGGATGATGTTGAAATTAAAGCTCTAATTCAG gATATGATAGCCGCTGCCACAGACACTTCAGCTGTGACTAACGAATGGGCAATGACGGAGGTGATCAAGCACCCACGTGTCCTCCGAAAGATCCAAGAAGAGCTTGATCTCGTTGTGGGCCCCACTCGAATGGTCTCCGAATCTGATCTTCCCCATCTAAACTACTTGCGTTGCGTTGTACGAGAAACTTTCCGCATGCACCCAGCCGGACCGTTTCTCATCCCGCACGAATCGTTACGCGCCACGACGATCAACGGCTGCCATATTCCAGCCAAGACACGCGTTTTCATCAACACTCATGGGCTGGGTCGGAACACCAAGATCTGGGACGAGGTGGAGGAGTTTAGGCCTGAAAGGCACTGGCCGGGCGATGGAAGCCGGGTAGAGATTAGCCATGGAGCCGACTTCAAGATATTGCCATTCAGCGCTGGGAAGAGGAAATGTCCCGGCGCGCCGCTGGGAGTGACTCTGGTTTTGATGGCCTTGGCCCGACTGTTTCACTGTTTTGATTGGGCTCCTCCGGAGGGCTTGAGGCCCGAAGATATTGATACCCATGAAGTTTACGGAATGACAATGCCCAAAGCCCATCCCCTCATGGCAATTGCTACACCACGTTTGGCTCACCATTTGTATTTCTAG